The DNA sequence CTGGTGCTCGCGGAACAGGTCGGCGTGCAGGAACGGCAGCTCCACCGCGTCGCGGATCTGCTCGATCTGCGCCTGGAGGCCACCGATGTCCTCGTAGTCGACATCGGGCACCTCCTCCAGGACCAGCTCCTCGACCTCGCTCTTCGGGATCCGCTCGTAGGCGTACGCCGAGCGGGGCTCGATCATGAGTGAGTCGCCGGCCCGGATCGGGCTGCCGATCAGCGTCTCGGCGAGGTGCACGATGCGCTCCTCGTCCGAGTGGGAGACCACCAGCGCGCGGTCACCCGGCGCGCCGTCCGGACCGACCAGGATCTCCTTGAGCATCACCACCTCGCCGACCCGCTCGAAGCCGAACGCGTCGACGATGTTGAGCGCGTCGTTGAGCAGCACCTCCTGCCCACGGCGCAGCTCGTCGGCCTCCAGCGAGGGCGAGACGGCGACGCGGAGCTTGCGCCCGCCGGTGAACACATCCACCGTGCCGTCGTCGTGCTTCGCCAGGAAGACGCCGTAGCCACTGGGTGGCTGGGCGAGCCGGTCGATCTCCTCCTTGAGCGTCACGATCTGCGCGCGAGCCTCCTTGAGGGTGCTCACGAGTCGCTCGTTGTTCTCGGTCAGCCGCGCCAACTGCGCCTGGGTGGCCGCCAGCCGCTCTTCGAGCTGCCGGACGTGTCGGGGGCTTTCGGTCAACTTGCGCCGCACCAGAGCGAGTTCCTCTTGCAGGAACGCGACCTGCGTGGAGAGATCGTGGGCTTCCTTTTCCCACCGTGCGGCGCGCGAGTCCGCGTCGTCGCTGCGTGCCACGTCCCACCTCCCCGGGGGGCTTGAACGTTCTGAGCTAACACTAGCCGCTATGAGCCCGATTCGGTCCTCCGCAACGCGCTCGTCACCGAAGCTTGATCGCCAAGGGCTGGTCGACGGGCGGGTACGGGCGTTCGGGTACCGTCGGAGTCCGGGACGGGAGAACATGGGGGGTGCTTCGTGACCGACGTCGCGACCGACCAGTTGCAGGTCTGGGTCGACCAGGACCTCTGCACGGGTGACGGGCTGTGCGTGCAGTACGCACCGGAGGTCTTCGAGTTCGACGTCGACGGCCTGGCGTACGTCAAGGGCCCCGACGGCGAGCTGCGACAGGCCCCGGGCGCCCGGGTGGACGTGCCGGAGCACCTGCGCCTCGAGGTGATCGACTCGGCGAAGGAGTGCCCGGGCGAGTGCATCCACGTGACGCGGGCCAGCGACGGCGTCGAGGTGGCCGGCCCGGAGGCCGAGGACTGACGCACGCACGACGCGGGCCGGGGACGGCGTCCCCGGCCCGCGTCGTGCCGCCGTGCCCCCGTCGGCTCAGAGCATGGGTCGGCCGACCACCGAGGCCACCAGCCGGGCGAACTCCTCCAGCCGGGTGATCTGCCCCGCGCCGCCGTCGTCGAGGGTCTTGCCGAAACGCAGCGCGTCGTGCCGCGGGGTGCCGGCCGCCTCGTCACTCGGCGGCGCCTCGTCCAGCGAGCTGAGCAGCAGGTACACGTCGATGCTGTCGACCCGGACCGTGCCGTCCTCGGCGCGGGTGAGCCGGCGCCGGCAGCCGACCTCGGTGACCGTGGAGACCGGCACCACCCGCAGCGACGAGGTCATCGCGCCGGGTGGCCCCTCCCCGGGCGGGACGTCCTCGCCGTGCCAGAGCACCAGCCGGCTGCCGTCGCAGACGACGACCTCCTGCCACACCCCGTTCACCTCGTTGACGAAGCGTTCCAGCGTGAAGCCGAGCACGGAGGCGCCGCGCAGCACCCCGCCGAGCGCCTCCAGGGCGATGTCGGGGTCCCGCAGGTAGGCCCGGGCGGCCGATTCCAGGTCGGCGTAGGGCGACCAGTCGGGGAAGACGGCGGGCATCTCGCCGTTGCCGTAGCCGGGACTGCTCACGCCACCTCCCGTCGACCGGTACCGCCGGGGCCGGGACGGACGCGCCCGCCGCGCGCCCCGGTCCGCTCTGTCATGCTTACCGTCTCCGGTGTCGTCGTCCCCACGGGCACACATGATCCGCCCGCCCGTGGCGGTTCGCGCGGCGGGGGTCAGGACTGTTCGGGCTCCTCCACCGGCCGCGCCGCCGCCGCGGCGCGCAGGGCGTCGCGGCGCTGCGCATACGCCTCGGCGCCCTTGCTGGGCTTGCGCCGGCGCGGCGGCGCGGTGACCCCGGGGGCCAGCTTGCGCGCGGAGACCAGGAACGCGGTGTGCGCGATCATGCGGTGGTCCGGCCGGACCGCGAGGCCCTCGGCGTGCCAGTCGCGGACCATCGACTCCCAGGCGCGCGGCTCGGTCCAGCCGCCCCGTTCGCGCAGCGCCTCGACCAGCTCGGAGAGCTGCGGCGTGGTGGCCACGTAGCCGATCAGCACACCGCCGGGGACCAGCGCCCGCTCGACCATGTCGAGCATCTCCCACGGGGTCAGCATGTCGAGGATGATCCGGTCGAAACCGGTCTCGGCGCACCCGGCGACGTCGCCGACGTGCAGCCGCCAGGCCGGGTGCGGGCCGTTGAAGAACGCCTCGACGTTGCGCCGGGCGATCTGGGCGAAGTCGTCGCGCAGCTCGAAGGAGTGCAGCTCCCCCTCGGTGCCGACGGCGCGCAGCAGCGAGCAGGACAGCGCGCCGGAGCCGGCGCCGGCCTCCAGCACCTTGGCGCCGGGGAAGATGTCGCCCATCGCGACGATCTGCGCCGAGTCCTTCGGGTAGATCACCTGCGCGCCGCGTGGCATGGAGAGCACGTAGTCGGAGAGCAGCGGTCGCAGCGCCAGGAAGGCGGTGCCGCCACCGGCGGTGGTGACCACGCTGCCGTCGGGCAGGCCGATCAGCGTGTCGTGCCTGAGAATGCCGCGGTGGGTGTGGAACTCCTTGCCGGGCTCCAGCGTCACGGTGTGCATCCGGCCCTTCGGGTCGGTGAGCTGGACCCGGTCGCCGACCCGGAACGGCCCGCGGTGGACCGGGGGCAGCGCCGGGACGGTGGGGTTCTGTGCGGTCACGTGTTCGTCTTCCGTTTCGGTTCGAGGAGCTGGGCGAGGTCCGCGACGTGGAGCACGCCGACCACATCTTCGCCTGCCGTCACCAGGTACTGCGCGCCCGGGTGGGTGCGGACGGTCTCCAGCACCCGCTCGCCGTCCGCGGCGACCGGCAGGGCGGGCAGCGCGGCCAGGCCGCGCGCCACCTCGTCCACCGCGAGCCACGGCCGCCGTTCCGGGGGTACGGCGGCGGCGCGGGCCGGGTCGACCAGCGCCACGGTCCGGCCGGCGGAGTCGACCACCGCGAGCACGGCGTCCGGCGTGCCCGCCTCGGCACGGCGGCGCTGCGCCTCCGCCAGCGGGGTGCCGGTGGGCACCGGCAGCAGTGGGCGGGCCAGCCGGGCCAGGTCGACCAGGTGCAGCCGGCGGCCGATGCGGGCCAGCCGGATGGACTGCCCGGCGCCGCGCCACAGCGTCAGCGCGACCAGCAGGAGCAGCGGCAACGCCAGCGGGGCGAGCGCCCGGCGCAGCGTGAACGCCACCACCAGGGCCACCGTGCCCAGCGCCACGGCCCGGCCGACCCAGCCGGCCACCTCGGTGCCCCGGTGCCGGTCCCGGGTGAGCGCCCAGACCGCGGCGCGCAGCGCGCGCCCGCCGTCCAGCGGCAGCCCGGGCAGGCTGTTGAAGATCGCCACCACCACGTTGCTGACCGCGAGCTGGAAGGCGAGCTGGTGGCCGAGCGTGCCGGCCGGCAGCGTGAGCGTGGCGGCGACCGCGCCGGCGCCGAGCACGGCGGACACGGCCGGGCCGGCCAGGGAGATCAGCAGCTCGGTCCGGGGGTCGGGGGCGTCGGAGTCCATCTCGGTGTAGCCGCCGAGCAGTTCGAGCGTGATTCCCCGCACACCGATGCCGAACCGGCGGGCGGTGAGCGCGTGCCCCAGCTCGTGCAGCAGCACGGAGCCGAGCAGCGAGACGACGAAGCCGAAGCCGACCAGGTAGCCGCCGAGCGGACCGAGGTCGAGCTGGCGGCGGGCCAGCGCCGCGTAGAGCACGGTGACCACGACGGTGAGCAGCAGCATCGAGGCGTTCGCGCGCAGCGGCACCCCGAAGACCCGGCCGAGGCTCAGCCCGGGCCGGCGCGGCGGTCGGGTGCGCTGCTCCACCCCGGCGATGCTACGCGGCCCTGATCATGGTCCGGTGCGGCGACGGCGGAGGTGTCACACCGGTGGCCTAACCTTCCGGACATGACGGCGGAACCGGTGATCGACACGCAGGGTGACCCGACGACCGAGCCGGCGCCGGTCACGGTGCGGGCCTCGCTGTCGCCGTCACGGGCGGCCGACTTCAAGACCTGCCCGCTGCTCTACCGGTTCCGCAGCATCGACCGGCTGCCGGAGCGCCCGACGGTCGAGCAGGCCCGGGGCACGCTGGTGCACGCCGTGCTGGAGCGGCTGTTCGACCTGCCGGCCCCGGCGCGCACCCCGGAGTCGGCCGGCGACCTGGTCGCCCCGCAGTGGGACCGGCTGGTCACCGAGGAGCCGGAGCTGGCGACGCTGTTCCCCGACGGCGACACGGCCGGCGTGCAGGGGTTCCTCCACTCGGCGGCGGGGCTGCTGGAGGGCTACTTCGCGGTGGAGGACCCGCGCCGGCTGGAGCCGGCCGAGCGGGAGGCGTTGATCTCCGCGGTGGTCGACGACGAGCTGCTCATCCGGGGTTATCTCGACCGGCTCGACGTGGCTCCGGACGGCGCGTTGCGGGTGGTCGACTACAAGACCGGCGGCGCGCCGCGCGAGGCGTTCGAGGCGCGGGCGCTGTTCCAGCTCAAGTTCTACGCGCTGGTGCTGTGGCGCACCCGGGGCGTGGTGCCGCGGGTGCTGCGCCTGCTCTACCTCAAGGACGCCGAGGTCTGCGACTACGCGCCCGACGCCGACGAGCTGGTGCGCTTCGAGCGCACGGTGGTGGCGCTGTGGCGGGCGATCGAGCAGGCGACCGCGCGGCAGGATTTCCGGCCCCGGCCGAGCCGGCTCTGCGACTGGTGCAGCCACCAGGCGCTCTGCCCGACCTTCGGCGGCACGCCGCCGCCGTTCCCGGTGGCCGCCGCCGCGCCCGACCCGCTGGTGGACGCCCGTTCCCGGCCGGCCGCCCCCGGGGCCGACGAGTGAGGCTCGTCCCCGCCGGGTGAGCCCCGCTTCGGTTCCGCCCGCGCCCCCGATCCGCCAGGAGTAACACAAACCCCACGCCCCACACGTCCCCACCCCACGCCGCCCGCTCGCCGCCTCCTCCCCCTCGGCCACCGCCCACTTTCACGGAAAGCGGGGCCATGCAGGCGCCGTTAGCCACTCTTTCCGTGAAAGTGTCGCCCCTCGGGACCGGAGGTGGGCACGCTCCGCCCGCAGGGCAGGGGCAGGCAGACCCGATGGGCGCACTTTCCGGGGAAGCGGGCGCATGGGAACGCCGATGAGCACGCTTTCCGGGAAAGCGGGCGCACGCGAGCCCCGATGGGCACGCTTTCCGGGAATGCGGGTGGGTGGCGGGGTGACGGGGGTGGGTGGGTGGGTGGTGGGTGACGGGGGTGGGTGGGTGATCGGATCGGGTCGGCCTGGTCGGGGTGCGGCGACCGGTCGCCCTCTACGGTGGGGTCCTGCGGACCGGCCGACGCCGGGAGGCGGCTTCCGGGTGTCCGCCCGGCACCCGCCGGACCCGGTCGGCCCGGTCCCGGGCCGACCGCCGTCCAGCACGACGAGGGACATGATGACCGACGCCGCCGCGCCCCGACCGGTTCGGGTTCTGCTCGCCGACGACCAGCCGCTGCTGCGGACCGGGTTCCGGATGGTGCTGGGGGTCGAGGACGACCTGGACATCGTGGGTGAGGCCGGCGACGGCGTGGAGGCGGTGGAGCTGTCCCGCCGGCTGCTGCCCGACGTGGTGTTGATGGACATCCGGATGCCGCGGATGGACGGGGTGGCCGCGACCCGGGCGATCGTGGACGCCCGGCTGCCGGTGCGGGTGCTGGTGCTGACCACGTTCGAGCTGGACGAGTACGTGGTCGGCGCGTTGCGCGCCGGGGCGAGCGGCTTCCTGGCCAAGGACGTCCCGGCGGAGGATCTGGTGACCGCGATCCGCACGGTGGCGGCCGGGGAGGCGGTGGTGGCGCCGCGGATCCTGCGCCGGCTGCTGGACCGCTTCGCCGACGTGCTGCCGGACCCGGCGGCCGTCCCGCCGCGGGTGCTGGACCCGCTGACCGACCGGGAGCGGGAGGTGCTGGTGCAGGTGGCGCGTGGGCTGTCCAACGCCGAGATCGCCCGGGCGCTGTCGGTCAGCGAGACCACGGTCAAGACGCACGTCGGGCACGTGCTGACCAAGCTGCGGCTGCGGGACCGGGTGCAGGCGGTGGTGCTGGCGTACGAGACGGGGCTGGTGCGGCCGGGGAAATAGGTGGCGACGCTCACGTACCGTGACCAACGGCGGCGGCGCATGGTTGACCATGACGCGACGTGAGGTCCTACCGTCGGCGCCGCCGGTCGGTCAGGGATCACCCTGAGCCGGTCTGGGGGGCGACCCTCACCGGAAATTCGGCACGGATTCCGCCCGGGGTCGGACGGATCCGTGGCCGGCGGCACCGAGGATGGAACTGCCGCACCGACCAGCGGGGGCGGTGCGGATCAGCAAGCCAGACGGAAGAGGTAGATGACGTGACCGCGACGGTAGGCCAGCAGGCGCAGGCCGCGGCCCGGGCGAGCGACGTGTGGAAGGTGTACGGCAGCGGCGAGGCGCAGGTCATCGCGCTGCGGGGGGTGAGCGCCGAGTTCGAACGCGGCCGGTTCACCGCGATCATGGGGCCGTCGGGTTCCGGCAAGTCGACGTTGATGCACTGCCTCGCCGGCCTGGACTCGGTGACCCGGGGCACGGTGGCGATCGGCGAGACGACGGTGACCGGGCTGAACGACTCGGGCCTGACGAAGCTGCGCCGGGACAAGGTCGGCTTCATCTTCCAGCAGTTCAACCTGCTGCCCACGCTCACCGCGCAGGAGAACATCCTGCTGCCGCTGTCGATCGCCGGCCGCAAGCCGGACCCGGCCTGGTACGACACGGTGATCGACACGGTCGGGCTACGGGACCGGCTCGGGCACCGCCCGGCGCAGCTCTCCGGCGGCCAGCAGCAGCGGGTGGCGTGCGCGCGGGCGCTTGTCGCCCGGCCCGAGGTCATCTTCGCCGACGAGCCGACCGGCAACCTGGACTCCCGGTCCGGCGCCGAGGTGTTGAACTTCCTGCGCAGCTCGGTACGCGAGCACGGCCAGACCATCGTCATGGTGACCCACGATCCGACCGCCGCCGCGTACGCCGACCGGGTGGTCTTCCTGGCCGACGGGCAGATCGTCTCGGAGCTGATCGAGCCGACCGCCGACACGGTGCTGGACACGATGAAGAAGCTGGACGCGCCGGTCGAGGTGGGCAACTGATGTTCCGGGCAACGCTGAAGAGCCTGCTGGCGCGCAAGCTGCGCCTGCTGCTGTCCGGGCTGGCGGTGGTGCTCGGCGTCATGTTCGTCTCGGGCGCGTTCGTGCTCACCGACACGCTGGGCCGCTCGTTCGACGCGGTCTTCGCCGACGCCTACGCCGACGTGGACGTGAACGTGGCGGCGAAGCCGAAGGTGGAGGTTTCCGAGACCGAGGGTGAGCAGGTCGCCGCCCCGGTGCCGGCGTCGCTCGTCGAGCGCGTGCGGGCGGTGCCGGGCGCCGCGGACGTGCGGGGCGTGGTCGCCGCCGACGGCGCGCGGCTGATCGGCAGCAACGGCAAGGTGGTCACCTCGTTCGGGCCGCCGCAGCTGGGCGAGAACTGGCTGGGCGAGGGCGACCTGGTGAGGCTGCGCGAGGGGCGGGAGCCGCGGGCCGACGACGAGATCGTGGTCAACGCCGCGCTGGCGAAGGCCGCCAACGTGAAGGTCGGGGACCGGGTCGGCGTGCTGACGCTGTCGCCGAAGCAGGAGTTCACGCTGGTCGGCGTGTTCGGTTACAGCGGTGGCCGGGACTCCGTCGGTGGCGCGAACGAGGTCGCTTTCACCACGCCGGTCGCGCAGCGGTTGATGCTCGGCAAGCCGGACGTGTTCTCCACCGTCACCGCGCGGGCGGACGGCACCACGCCGGAGGCGCTGCGCGACGAGGTGTCCCGCGCGCTGGGCGGCGCGTACGACGTGAAGACCGGTGACCAGCTCGCCGACGACGCCTCGGCCGGGCTGAAGGAGGGGCTGTCGTTCTTCAACAAGATCCTGCTCGGTTTCGCCGCGGTGGCGCTGCTGGTCGGCACGTTCCTGATCCTCAACACCTTCTCGATCATCGTGGCTCAGCGCACCCGCGAGTTGGCCCTGATGCGGGCCATCGGCGCCAGCGGCCGGCAGGTGATCGGATCGGTGGTGCTGGAGGCGGTCGCGGTCGGCCTGATCGCCTCGGTGCTCGGCCTGGCCGCCGGCATCGGGGTGGGCGCGCTGCTGGCGTACCTGTTCGGGAAGCTGGCCGGTGGTCTCACGCTGGCCGGGCTGGGGGTGCCGCCGGCGGCGGTGATCGGCGCGTTCGCGGTGGGTCTGCTGATCACGGTGGTCGCGGCGCTGCTGCCGGCGTTGCGGGCGGCGCGCATTCCCCCGATCGCCGCGATGCAGGACGTGGCCACGCCGGACCGGCCGCTGACCAAGGTGACGGTGGGCGGCGCGGTGGTCACCGGGATCGGCGCGGTGCTGCTCTTCGTCGGGCTCAGCGGCAACGCCGGCGGCAACACCCTCGCGACCATCCTCGGCGGTGTGCTGTTCGCGTTCATCGGGGTGGCGCTGTTGACGCCGCTGATCAGTCGGCCGGTGGTGTCGCTGCTCGGCGCGATCTTCTCCTGGTCGGTGCCGGGCAAGCTGGGCCGGCTGAACTCGGGCCGCAACCCGCGCCGGACCGCGATCACCGCTGCCGCGCTGATGGTGGGCATCGCGCTGGTGACCGGCGTGACGGTGATCCTGGATTCGGCGAAGGGCAGCATCAGCGCGCTCGCCGAGGACACCATCAAGGCCGAGCTGGTGATCTCCGGCGCCTCGTCCGGGCCGCGTCCGGCAAGTTTCGACCCGGCGGTGCTGGCGAAGACCGCCGCGATCCCGGGCGTGCGGCTGGTCGACGGCGAGTACGGCGACATGGCCACGGTGGGCGGCGAGCGGACCTGGGTGGCGGCGTCGAGCGACGTGACCGCGCTGGAGCGGATCTTCGGGGCGACGGCCACGGCCGGTGACATCAGCCGGTTGGCCCCCGACCAGATGTTGCTCAGCTCGGACACCGCGAAGGCCCGCAACCTGTCGGTCGGCTCGACCGTGCCGGTGCAGTTGTCCCGGGGTGAGGCGCGCACCTACACGGTCAGCGGCATCTACTCCAGTTCGCAGCTCACCAACCCGGTGGTGCTGCCGCCGCAGGCGACCGCCGACTTCGCCATCCCGCAGCCCATCCAGGGCTTCGTGCAGCTCGCCCCGGGGACCCCGGTGGGCGCGGTGCAGCCGCAGGTCGAGCGGCTGCTGGCGGACAGCCCGGAGGTGTCGGTGGCGGACCGGGCGGCGTTCATCAAGCAGCAGACCAGCCAGCTCGACACGCCGCTGCGGATGATCCAGATCCTGTTGGCGTTGGCCATCGTGATCGCGGTGCTGGGCATCATCAACACGCTCGCGCTGTCGGTGCTGGAGCGCACCCGTGAGCTGGGCCTGCTGCGGGCGATCGGTCTGCGCCGGGCACAGACCATGCGCATGATCACGGTCGAGGCGGTGGTGATCTCGATCTTCGGCGCGCTGCTCGGCGTGGTGGTCGGCACCGGTCTCGGCGCGGCCGTGGTCCGGGCGCTCAAGGACGAGGGCATCACCGACCTGGTCCTGCCCTGGGGCCAGATGGTGACGTTCCTGGTGCTGGCCGCGATCATCGGCGTGGTCGCGGCGGTGCTGCCGGCGATCCGCGCCGCGCGGATCAACGTGCTCGGCGCCATCGCCCACGACTGAGGCGCACGGTGGGGCCCCTCCCGTCGGGAGGGGCCCCTTCGCCTACCGGTTCAGCAGCGCGGCGAGCAGTTCCAGGTCCGCCGCGGTCAGGCTCTCCAGCTGGTGTACGCCGTCGGTCGGTGGCAGCGGCACCTCGGCCGGTACGGCCAGCACCGCCGCGCCGGCGGCCAACGCGCTCGCCACGCCGGTGGGTGAGTCCTCGATCGCCACGCACCGCGCGATCGGCACGCCCAGCAGCCGCGCGGCGGTCAGGTACGGCTCGGGGTGCGGCTTGGCCTCGCCCACCTCGTCGCCGCAGACCACCGCGTCGAAGCTGTCGCGGCCCAGCGTGTCGAGGGCGACCTCGACCAGCGACCGGCCGCTGGAGGTGACCAGCGCGGTGGGGATGCCGGCGGCGCGTACCGCCCGCAGCAGCGCCAGCGCGCCGGGCCGCCAGCGCAGCCCGGTGCGGAACAGGTCGAGGATCCGCGCGCTGATCCAGTCGGCGCTGGCCTGCGGGTCGCGTTCCGGCTGGCCCAGGTCGTCGTGCACGATCCGCATGGAGTCGGCCATCGCGGTGCCGATGATGGCCTGGCGGGCGTCGTCGGACAGGGTGCCGCCGTAGACGGCGGCCAGTTCCTGCAACGCGACGTCCCACAGTTTCTCGCTGTCGACGAGCGTGCCGTCCATGTCGAAGAGCACGGCGGCGGGTTGTGTGCTGCTCAGCGGGGGCCTCCTTCGATGTGCGTACCCCGCCGATCCTGCCAGCCGGACCCGGCCCGGCCGGCGTCGCCGCCGGCCGGGGTGACGTGCGGCATCAGCCGAGGTCGCACGCCTTCAGCGAGTTCTCGTAGCCGGCGAAGAACTTCTCGCTGCGCTGCTCGGCGGTGCCGTGCGCGCCTTCGGCGAACCACGGCTGGTCGGGGTCGTCGCCGACCGCGAGCAGCCCTTCCCGGAACTCGTCCAGGTCGCCGTCGGCCAGCTTCAGTGACCCGGCGCGCACGCTGTCGCCGAGGTACGCCCCGGCCATGCAGTCGGCCTGCAACTCCTGCTGGATGGTGTAGGTGTAGCGGATGCCGAGCCGGGTCTGCACGCCGTGCGCGTACTCGTGGCCGAGCAGGTAGAACAGGAACGCGTCGCCGATCTGCCGGAACGCCGACACCGACCAGTTCACGTCGTAGGCGATGAAGTCGCCGGCGGAGCAGTAGACGGCGTTGTTGCGCGGCAGCGGCTGCCCGCCGCAGGACACCTCACCGGCCCGGGTGTACGCCACCACCCGCCGGATCGGCTGGAACCGTTCCCCGGAGGAGCGGAACTGCGCGGTCCAGTACTGCTCGGCG is a window from the Micromonospora sp. DSM 45708 genome containing:
- a CDS encoding RecB family exonuclease, giving the protein MTAEPVIDTQGDPTTEPAPVTVRASLSPSRAADFKTCPLLYRFRSIDRLPERPTVEQARGTLVHAVLERLFDLPAPARTPESAGDLVAPQWDRLVTEEPELATLFPDGDTAGVQGFLHSAAGLLEGYFAVEDPRRLEPAEREALISAVVDDELLIRGYLDRLDVAPDGALRVVDYKTGGAPREAFEARALFQLKFYALVLWRTRGVVPRVLRLLYLKDAEVCDYAPDADELVRFERTVVALWRAIEQATARQDFRPRPSRLCDWCSHQALCPTFGGTPPPFPVAAAAPDPLVDARSRPAAPGADE
- a CDS encoding tRNA (adenine-N1)-methyltransferase, with translation MTAQNPTVPALPPVHRGPFRVGDRVQLTDPKGRMHTVTLEPGKEFHTHRGILRHDTLIGLPDGSVVTTAGGGTAFLALRPLLSDYVLSMPRGAQVIYPKDSAQIVAMGDIFPGAKVLEAGAGSGALSCSLLRAVGTEGELHSFELRDDFAQIARRNVEAFFNGPHPAWRLHVGDVAGCAETGFDRIILDMLTPWEMLDMVERALVPGGVLIGYVATTPQLSELVEALRERGGWTEPRAWESMVRDWHAEGLAVRPDHRMIAHTAFLVSARKLAPGVTAPPRRRKPSKGAEAYAQRRDALRAAAAARPVEEPEQS
- a CDS encoding ABC transporter ATP-binding protein, which produces MTATVGQQAQAAARASDVWKVYGSGEAQVIALRGVSAEFERGRFTAIMGPSGSGKSTLMHCLAGLDSVTRGTVAIGETTVTGLNDSGLTKLRRDKVGFIFQQFNLLPTLTAQENILLPLSIAGRKPDPAWYDTVIDTVGLRDRLGHRPAQLSGGQQQRVACARALVARPEVIFADEPTGNLDSRSGAEVLNFLRSSVREHGQTIVMVTHDPTAAAYADRVVFLADGQIVSELIEPTADTVLDTMKKLDAPVEVGN
- a CDS encoding ferredoxin, which codes for MTDVATDQLQVWVDQDLCTGDGLCVQYAPEVFEFDVDGLAYVKGPDGELRQAPGARVDVPEHLRLEVIDSAKECPGECIHVTRASDGVEVAGPEAED
- a CDS encoding neutral zinc metallopeptidase, whose product is MGDRTGHRRLGPLAGLVVAVVVAAGCMGGGLDQGEPQQPAPERSGRAASPGADTTRADGTTSVAEFKQDFSDAVAGAEQYWTAQFRSSGERFQPIRRVVAYTRAGEVSCGGQPLPRNNAVYCSAGDFIAYDVNWSVSAFRQIGDAFLFYLLGHEYAHGVQTRLGIRYTYTIQQELQADCMAGAYLGDSVRAGSLKLADGDLDEFREGLLAVGDDPDQPWFAEGAHGTAEQRSEKFFAGYENSLKACDLG
- a CDS encoding M50 family metallopeptidase, yielding MLLLTVVVTVLYAALARRQLDLGPLGGYLVGFGFVVSLLGSVLLHELGHALTARRFGIGVRGITLELLGGYTEMDSDAPDPRTELLISLAGPAVSAVLGAGAVAATLTLPAGTLGHQLAFQLAVSNVVVAIFNSLPGLPLDGGRALRAAVWALTRDRHRGTEVAGWVGRAVALGTVALVVAFTLRRALAPLALPLLLLVALTLWRGAGQSIRLARIGRRLHLVDLARLARPLLPVPTGTPLAEAQRRRAEAGTPDAVLAVVDSAGRTVALVDPARAAAVPPERRPWLAVDEVARGLAALPALPVAADGERVLETVRTHPGAQYLVTAGEDVVGVLHVADLAQLLEPKRKTNT
- a CDS encoding HAD family hydrolase, with translation MLFDMDGTLVDSEKLWDVALQELAAVYGGTLSDDARQAIIGTAMADSMRIVHDDLGQPERDPQASADWISARILDLFRTGLRWRPGALALLRAVRAAGIPTALVTSSGRSLVEVALDTLGRDSFDAVVCGDEVGEAKPHPEPYLTAARLLGVPIARCVAIEDSPTGVASALAAGAAVLAVPAEVPLPPTDGVHQLESLTAADLELLAALLNR
- a CDS encoding response regulator transcription factor, translated to MTDAAAPRPVRVLLADDQPLLRTGFRMVLGVEDDLDIVGEAGDGVEAVELSRRLLPDVVLMDIRMPRMDGVAATRAIVDARLPVRVLVLTTFELDEYVVGALRAGASGFLAKDVPAEDLVTAIRTVAAGEAVVAPRILRRLLDRFADVLPDPAAVPPRVLDPLTDREREVLVQVARGLSNAEIARALSVSETTVKTHVGHVLTKLRLRDRVQAVVLAYETGLVRPGK
- a CDS encoding ABC transporter permease; its protein translation is MFRATLKSLLARKLRLLLSGLAVVLGVMFVSGAFVLTDTLGRSFDAVFADAYADVDVNVAAKPKVEVSETEGEQVAAPVPASLVERVRAVPGAADVRGVVAADGARLIGSNGKVVTSFGPPQLGENWLGEGDLVRLREGREPRADDEIVVNAALAKAANVKVGDRVGVLTLSPKQEFTLVGVFGYSGGRDSVGGANEVAFTTPVAQRLMLGKPDVFSTVTARADGTTPEALRDEVSRALGGAYDVKTGDQLADDASAGLKEGLSFFNKILLGFAAVALLVGTFLILNTFSIIVAQRTRELALMRAIGASGRQVIGSVVLEAVAVGLIASVLGLAAGIGVGALLAYLFGKLAGGLTLAGLGVPPAAVIGAFAVGLLITVVAALLPALRAARIPPIAAMQDVATPDRPLTKVTVGGAVVTGIGAVLLFVGLSGNAGGNTLATILGGVLFAFIGVALLTPLISRPVVSLLGAIFSWSVPGKLGRLNSGRNPRRTAITAAALMVGIALVTGVTVILDSAKGSISALAEDTIKAELVISGASSGPRPASFDPAVLAKTAAIPGVRLVDGEYGDMATVGGERTWVAASSDVTALERIFGATATAGDISRLAPDQMLLSSDTAKARNLSVGSTVPVQLSRGEARTYTVSGIYSSSQLTNPVVLPPQATADFAIPQPIQGFVQLAPGTPVGAVQPQVERLLADSPEVSVADRAAFIKQQTSQLDTPLRMIQILLALAIVIAVLGIINTLALSVLERTRELGLLRAIGLRRAQTMRMITVEAVVISIFGALLGVVVGTGLGAAVVRALKDEGITDLVLPWGQMVTFLVLAAIIGVVAAVLPAIRAARINVLGAIAHD